In one window of Streptomyces roseofulvus DNA:
- a CDS encoding PepSY-associated TM helix domain-containing protein translates to MTIDDPARPDTTEAPPGTPATPTPAPTPVTPRRPGAWRALRPLLLRLHFTAGLLTAPFLLVAALSGLLYALSFQAEKVVYAHELEVPVGDAVLPLERQVGVAREANPDGTVTAVWPAAEPGATTRVLMADPDAPEGTSLAVFVDPYTGEVRGQLPSYGSSGALPLRTWIDGLHRDLHLGEPGRIYSELAASWLWVLVLGGLVLWVARRRTRRRALLLPEGGPKSRRRTLSWHGAVGLWAALGLLLLSATGLTWSRYAGENIGTLQDGLGGATPALSAGAAPGAGSEHAGHGTGHQHGTDPAPATADIGVDRAVAAARAAGLDSASIAVTLPVEGSGYVVKETDKQFPVELDSVALDPADGTVLDRLRFADYPLLAQLTRIGIDAHTGVFLGLFNQVALAALALALVLMILWGYRMWWLRRPRRPVGRGAWRKVPATLMLPLAAATALVGWFVPLLGLSLLVLLAAEVVLTLVTRARTRKETLAPQVRG, encoded by the coding sequence ATGACCATCGACGATCCCGCACGCCCCGACACGACCGAGGCACCCCCGGGAACCCCCGCAACACCCACCCCCGCCCCCACACCCGTCACCCCGCGCCGCCCCGGCGCCTGGCGCGCCCTGCGCCCGCTCCTCCTCCGCCTCCACTTCACCGCCGGCCTGCTCACCGCCCCCTTCCTCCTCGTCGCCGCGCTCAGCGGACTGCTGTACGCGCTCTCCTTCCAGGCCGAGAAGGTGGTGTACGCGCACGAGCTCGAGGTTCCCGTCGGGGACGCCGTCCTCCCGCTGGAGCGCCAGGTCGGCGTCGCCCGCGAGGCGAACCCGGACGGCACCGTCACCGCCGTCTGGCCCGCCGCCGAACCGGGCGCGACCACCCGCGTCCTGATGGCCGACCCCGACGCGCCCGAGGGCACCTCGCTGGCCGTCTTCGTCGACCCGTACACCGGTGAGGTGCGCGGACAGCTGCCCAGCTACGGCAGCAGCGGCGCCCTGCCGCTGCGCACCTGGATCGACGGGCTCCACCGCGACCTGCACCTCGGCGAACCCGGCCGGATCTACAGCGAACTGGCCGCGAGCTGGCTGTGGGTGCTGGTCCTCGGCGGTCTGGTCCTCTGGGTCGCCCGGCGCCGCACACGGCGGCGGGCGCTCCTGCTGCCCGAGGGCGGCCCGAAGTCCCGCCGCCGCACTCTCTCCTGGCACGGCGCGGTCGGCCTCTGGGCGGCGCTCGGGCTGCTGCTGCTCTCCGCGACCGGCCTGACCTGGTCGCGGTACGCCGGCGAGAACATCGGCACCCTTCAGGACGGCCTGGGCGGCGCGACCCCGGCCCTGTCGGCGGGCGCCGCCCCCGGCGCGGGCTCCGAGCACGCCGGCCACGGCACCGGCCATCAGCACGGAACGGACCCCGCCCCGGCGACCGCCGACATCGGCGTCGACCGGGCGGTGGCGGCCGCCCGCGCCGCCGGTCTCGACAGCGCCTCGATAGCGGTGACGCTGCCCGTCGAGGGCAGCGGCTACGTCGTCAAGGAGACCGACAAGCAGTTCCCGGTCGAGCTGGACTCGGTCGCCCTGGACCCGGCCGACGGCACCGTCCTCGACCGGCTCCGGTTCGCGGACTACCCGCTCCTCGCCCAGCTGACCCGGATCGGCATCGACGCCCACACCGGCGTCTTCCTGGGTCTGTTCAACCAGGTGGCGCTCGCCGCCCTCGCCCTCGCGCTGGTCCTGATGATCCTCTGGGGCTACCGCATGTGGTGGCTGCGCCGCCCGCGCCGGCCGGTGGGCCGGGGCGCCTGGCGGAAGGTGCCGGCGACGCTGATGCTGCCCCTCGCGGCGGCGACCGCCCTCGTCGGCTGGTTCGTCCCGCTGCTCGGCCTCAGCCTGCTGGTGCTGCTCGCCGCGGAGGTCGTCCTCACCCTGGTGACCAGGGCGAGGACGAGGAAGGAGACCCTGGCCCCCCAGGTCCGGGGCTAG
- a CDS encoding tyrosine-protein phosphatase, with protein MPAIPATSVANLRDLGGLPLGDGRSVRSGLVLRSAQLDRLEPDEEAVAGLKIRTVVDLRTEAERVDRPDRLPDGARAVVADVLADQLAASGLPPAARLKTLLGDPALAERHLGGGRIVDAMRGTYRAFVTSDSARASYRALLTELATPGAGPLLFHCTAGKDRTGWAATVVLGLLGADEATVREEYLAVNPAVRQAFAPLIEGFVTQGGDPELVLALIGVRPEYLDAALEEVATRHGSLEAYVRDGLGVPDDLTALLRERLTVYAA; from the coding sequence ATGCCCGCGATACCCGCCACCTCCGTCGCCAATCTGCGGGACCTCGGCGGTCTCCCGCTGGGCGACGGGCGTTCCGTACGGTCCGGGCTCGTGCTGCGGTCGGCGCAGCTCGACCGGCTGGAGCCGGACGAGGAGGCCGTGGCCGGGCTCAAGATCCGCACCGTCGTCGACCTGCGGACCGAGGCGGAGCGGGTCGACCGGCCCGACCGGCTGCCGGACGGGGCGCGGGCGGTCGTCGCGGACGTGCTCGCGGACCAGCTGGCGGCGAGCGGGCTGCCGCCGGCCGCGCGGCTCAAGACGCTGCTCGGCGATCCGGCGCTCGCGGAGCGGCACCTCGGCGGCGGGCGGATCGTCGACGCGATGCGGGGCACCTACCGGGCCTTCGTCACCAGCGACTCGGCCCGCGCCTCCTACCGGGCCCTCCTCACCGAGCTGGCCACGCCCGGCGCGGGCCCGCTGCTCTTCCACTGCACGGCGGGCAAGGACCGGACGGGCTGGGCGGCGACGGTGGTGCTCGGCCTGCTCGGCGCGGACGAGGCGACCGTCCGGGAGGAGTACCTGGCGGTCAACCCGGCGGTGCGGCAGGCGTTCGCGCCCCTGATCGAGGGCTTCGTCACCCAGGGCGGCGACCCCGAGCTGGTCCTGGCGCTGATCGGCGTACGACCGGAGTACCTGGACGCCGCGCTGGAGGAGGTGGCGACCCGTCACGGCTCCCTGGAGGCCTACGTACGCGACGGCCTGGGCGTCCCCGACGACCTGACCGCCCTGCTCCGGGAACGCCTGACGGTGTACGCGGCGTAG